aaaccaaaCATATAACAAAACGGTTTTCTCAGATCCAGAGTCGAACTTCCATTGCCGGGAAAATGAATCAGTTCGTAGAAAACTTACCGCCAATGGATCTGATGCGTTCGGAGATGATGACCTTCGTTCAGCTCATCATCCCCGCAGAGTCCTCGCACCGCGCCATCACCTATTTAGGCGAACTCGGCCTCATCCAATTTCGAGACGTAACTCTCTCTGAGATCCAACCTTTCTTcaattctttcaaatttttttctcattttgtgCGCCTCTTGTTTTTTGTTCTGCGGAAACATGTTTCTCTGCATTAGTTTGGTGTTTGTGAGTGCATGAAGGTTTGGCGCGTTTTCCGTTAATGCGCGACATTGTTTTCGTGTGTTGAGTTTTTGGAATCTGGAGCAACTGAGCGGATTTGTTTGAACGCTTTGttctctttttaatttgttttgtggCTGATTTGGATATGGATGCATGCACAAATAGATAGTTTAGATGAAATATGATTTAACGTTGAAGAATAGATTTTGTATTTTGTCGAATCAAATTATGATTTGAGAGatttgttgatgaaaatttAGTTGCATTGTTAGTCATgtttaattttgtgtttaaaacTTAGGCATCTATGATTGGGTTCCTCTAAGGATAAGTTGAGTTACTGAAGTAACGGAAAATAGTAATAGAAGTGGGACTTAAAATTTTCTATTGCCTGTCTTGTATTGATACGGATGATGGTTTCTTTTGAATTCTTCCTTCCAAATAAGATTGCTGCTCTCTTATCGCAGTCTTATATTGTTCTGTGCTGcatataaatttatgttcagAAGGCTAAATTTAGAAACTTGatttttggtttctttttttactttttcctcCAATGACTTTAATGGTGAATTCTATTAATGAATGGTTCATTATGTCCGTAGTAGTGTTAGATAACTATAAACGGGTGATCTAGTGCACGAGGCTCTCACCTAATAGGGTTTGGGGTATGCGCAGGCAGATCATAAACTGAGGCTAATCCCGTGATCATCAAGTCACATGCAAAAATATTACTGTTGCACCGAGGCTTACTCTTGTATTAAAGAGCCATACtgtttaaaatagttattcATTACTATTTGAAGTATTTTGTGGTATAAGAAGGGCTCTCCTTAGAAGTTGTTTCTTACCATGGGAGAATCTCTGTATGTGTAGAGAATTGTTGGTCTTTCAGGTCAAGTTTCTGGATATGTGAAAACTTTGATATTAACGTTCAATCATGGTCTATTTTCCCATACATTTTTGAATGGACAAACTAAAAGTGgtgaagttatttaaattttcaattatttatctTCTTCGCAATATCATATATTCCTGTATCCTATTACAAATGATATTTTGGATGGGAACTTTTAGGTGTGTGTGCTAGGAAATCTTCAAAGTTGATTTTACTTTTTCCTCTGCTGCCATGTATTctaaaatttcagttttagaATTCTTCTGATATTAATCATTGCATTACTTATGGATTTTGTTTTCTCATTTGTAGTTAAATGCTGAAAAAAGCCCCTTCCAGAGAACATTTGTTAACCAGGTAGTCTACACTGTGCTAATTATTAGAAATTCTATTGCATTTTGAATTCCCTTAATTTTGTCAACTTTTGGAGTGGTAACtcattagtattattttttgaGGTTAGAACTTTGTCTCGTATGGGACCAGATATTATGAAGCTATGCTTTCCATTTTCCAgttagaaaagaaaggaaatgtCTTCTAATTACCTAGTTTATTTCATGTTAATCAGagtattatttcaaaaatatccagatttcatattaaaataaggTAGAAACTTGGTCAAACTTTtggaaataatttattttttgttttccctTTATTTTTCTAGAACTAAACTGAATTTTTggcttataaaatattttcattgtttaaatAATTGGGATTAGGATAGAGGATGTGAAAAGAGATATAAAAGAGAGTACGGAATATGTTCTCCAATGTATATTGATGTGATATGCGACTCAAAAGACAAGGTAAATAATCTTTATATACTTGACCCATAATCCTTATAAATATTGAAACAGATAATGAAATATGGAACCATTATAAGAGATCatcaatgatattttaaaatattcgaAGGACTTTAAAAGGATATATTATGAGATTTGTAGATATTCTAACAGACAGATTAGCTTTTCATATATTCTTTGAATATTGGTATCTGTCTCCAGGGTCGGATTGTTGTAAtattcttcaaatatatattttttgtttaccAATATTAACTGCATTTTGCTTGACAGGTAAAGCGATGTGCAGAAATGTCAAGAAAGCTAAGATTCTTCAAGGATCAAATCAATAAAGCTGGTCTAATGTCTTCTCCTTCGGTCTTGCAAGCAGATATTCATCTGGAGGATTTAGAGGTCCTTCTCTATTGCACTGGTTTTCCTCCATCGAATGTGAACACTGTCTGTAGGGTGTGCTCGATATATGCATATTGTCTGGTTGCCATCAATAACATGATAAAACTTAAGTTGGTTGTCTgcaattttaaaacttttggtGGGTGGTTATCACTTATCACTATTGAATCTGACACTGTGAGTTCTGTTGGATTTCTCTTTAAACAGATTCAACTTGCTGAGCATGAACATGAGCTAATTGAAATGAACTCTAACAGTGAGAAACTTCGGCAATCATATAATGAACTGCTGGAGTTCAAGATTGTATTAGAAAAGGTATGATAGATATTTCTATAAGCACATTCTCTTTTAAAGTACGGGAAGTTTTGATACACTAATTGTGATTTTATGTTACAAAGTTTTTCCTGCTTGAATGTAACAAAAAACTAGTTGTTAGAGATATTTTTTACTGATAAGCTTTTCTATTATACTTCTGATTTTAATGTATTCGGTCAAATGTCGCTTATATTTTACTCTGAACTATGGATGTAATTCTGTTCTTTTTATTAGTGAATACATCCTACCTACTCTCTCATTTATGTAAGATATATAATACCGTGCACATGTTTCAGGCATGTAGTTTTCTTGTTTCAAGCCATGGTGCTGTCATTTCAGAAGAGCGAGAATTGGAGGAGAATGTTTTCTCAAAGGGAAACTATGTCGAGACACCATTTTTATATCAACAGGTTCCTTGTAACATGTCTTATTACTGTGGATATCTTTCTACTCTATAAAGTGTAAATTCTgttactagtttttttttttttcagttttgtcTTGTGATGTAAGTGAGTTATAAATGGTTTATTTTACAGGAAATGACACCTGCACCATCAGATCAATCTGGTTTAAGATTTATCAGTGGGATAATTTGTAAATCCAAGGTTCTTAGATTTGAAAGGATGTTGTTTCGAGCTACGAGAGGGAATATGCTTTTCAATCAGGCACCAGCTGATGAACAAATCATAGATCCTATTTCATATGAGATGGTTATCTTCCTTATTGatttaaagaatatttatcATTAGGCTGTAGTTTTATTAATCTGTACTTAACATGTTATTACTTTCACCAATCCCTtggttagttttttttatttcctaataatttattatcagtCCTCCTGATGACTAGACTATTTCCTGTTCTTTTCAGGTTGAGAAAATTGTCTTTGTTGTGTTCTTCTCTGGGGAGCAAGCAAGAACAAAGATCCTGAAAATTTGTGAAGCATTTGGTGCAAATTGTTACCCTGTCCCTGAAGATATAAGTAAGCAGAGGCAAATAACATCAGAGGTATGTATGCCCAGATTAAGAACATTTTTTCCTCTTTGAACTATTCTTACTATCACAGCATAGGAGCCAGGTGTACTCTAATTTGTAGACAAAAGTTAACTTTTTGCTGTTACAGTTTCTGTGGGGGAAAATTGtctaaaattcaacattataaTATTGTTCGGATCCCACATCAACTACAGATGTATCGTATATTATGACTAATGTAGTCCTTATAAGGCATGGACACTCCTTACCATATAAGCCAATTTTTTGTGTGGTGAGTTAAGCCGTACTTACAAATTCTGAAATTGTATTTGAGTCTATCTTAGATTCGTTACATCACTCATGTTTGTCTGCAATAGATGTTTATTCCTAGGCATGAGGAAATGTTGTTATTGGGTGACCCATGTTTGTCCATGGTTTTGATATAATGTTTTGGGCATGAGGGGATGTGTTTAAATCTTTCATTAAACCAGAGATATGACTATTGTAGCTCTTATAAACCTTGGGCGGTTTCTCCTTACAAAATGGTTTTGTGGATATATAAGCCAAATTTCTgtgaaaaaatatcaaactttATCCTAATATCTATCTAGAGAACTTGTTTCCCAATCCAAGAGGCTCTGTTTTGGCAAGGTAGTTAAAATTGAGATTATGGTTGGAATTGTGAAGGGTCTACAAAATCAAATTGTGTGATCATAACACAAATAGTAGATTTTTCTTTCTACAAAAATATgacccacacacacacatatatataaaacctACACGGAACCAATCCAAGTTATGTGAAGAGAAGAGATGTTGTATGTTACAAGTGCCTTAAttgggtttttattttatttgaaaccCATTCAACCAAGAAGGTGAATGGGGCAATAAAAAACAcccttaatttttaattgggtttggattttttttttaattgaaaccCCTATTCACTAAGAAAGTGAACAGGTGTTGTGGCTGCAAAAAACGTGAATTCTAATTGCATTAACTGTTAATTGGGTGTTTTTGCTGCTAACAACACAAATAACAGGGtgaaattttaatcatattaacttttaattagttttaggTTTTAATTGAACCAAATCCATTCACCTAAGATGGTGAACAGGCAGTGCAATGAACAATATAGAAAACAATGTTGATTTATTTCTCGATTTTGTTAGACATTCCGTTCGATTTTGCGGTGCCATGGTCATGCGTGATATTTGAATCAGAAATACTGTGCAAAATCATGGATAGtacaattttaaaagttaaatctCGATTTTAACTACATAGTCTTTTGGTGCTCTTTAATACTTCCATTCTTTAAATGAAACCATAGTGTCTTGTCCTCCAGGTTCTTAATGTTCCTTAATAGAATTACAAGTTATTATTGTTGACTGAAAAATGGGAAGTAGGAAACTGTTCAAATTATTGGGTTTAGGTgtaggaagaagagaaaaagagactAAATAATGTGAAATTGATGGATTTGATGTGATACTATTGATAAAACGTTTACCCAAATTTAGAGATTACTAGATTTCATttagtaattaaataaaagaaataaattatgaaacatAAGAAGTTTGGAAATCATTGTTAAAGGGATATGTAAAACACTCCAAATTAGTACGAGATATAATAGtgatattattagatattttttgatattttaacacTCCTCTTCGAGCATAAGTATATCGAACTTGAAGGTTCTTACAATTAAAGTCACCACTGAGACTAAAGGAGAGGTATAACAATGTAGACAGCAGGTAAACAATGTCTACAATTAGAGCCATACTATGTTTTGGACTAGAGTTTGGGGCAAAAGATAGGCATCAAATTGCACTTGGAACAAATGTAGGGGCTAGAATGCTCGGGACAAATATGTGGTTGATGTGAGATACAGTTAAAATGAGTCGATATTGGAATGATCATGGGAGAAAAGTCACCATTGGTATGATCATTAGTGGACTGTTGGACATTATCAATAGGAAAAAAAGGTAACTTTACATTGAGAATAATAACGCTGAAAAAAGATGCACTTAAACCAAGAAAAATAGTCAAGTGTGTACAGAGATAGCAGTAGAACATGGCAGGAGATATGAcaaattgaaagaagaaaacaatcGTGGAAATAAAGTGGAGCTCAATATTTAAGGAAATGCAGGAGCTGAACAGTGTGTCATCATGGTGAAATTACTCCTTCAGTATCATGTTTAGATAGTGTTAAAAAGGAAGGGTGAAAATGGAGATTGAATAATCTGAATTTAATATTGTGATAGACAAAGCagtgaaaaatattaacatgaaTGCTATATTCCTTAGTTTAATTGAATAAAGAATCAATATATAAGAGATATATAAGATATTATGAGAGGGACCTCAGTATTATTGGATGCCTAAGTCTAACATCAAGTAGTAGAAGTATTTGAGTTTTTGGTTTTCTAATCATATTCTAAACTATTATAAGATGCACTAGTGATACCAAGGATATTTTTTTAGATGTCATAATAGAGATTCTATGATTCTAATAGAAAATATAGTTTATGGTTACAGGTTTCGGCACGCCTTGCAGACTTAGAGGCAACTCTGGAAGCTGGAATTAGGCATCGGAACAAGGCTCTAGCTTCTGTAGGAGGCCCTTTAACAATATGGATGGATATGGTAAGAATTAGCTTCTGAATTCATTTTTGTTCCTTGTGATGTACCTGCAAGGCGTTACTAATACCTTATCAGCATTTGCAAGGGATTGACATTTATTATGAACCAACGGTTCTCATTCTTATCATTTTGTGCTAGGTAAGAAGAGAGAAGTCTGTGTATGATACACTAAACATGTTAAACTTTGATGTCACCAAAAAATGTCTTGTTGGAGAGGGCTGGTGCCCTGTATTTGCAAAAACACAGGTATCCCCCTCCCTCAATTTTGTTGGATCCTTACCAATTTCTTTGCGCTTTGATTTTTGAGGAGTTGAAaacatcttttatttatattatctattAAAGAGATTACCTCTTTCAATTTTCCAGATTCAGGAGGCACTGCAACGTGCAACATTTGACAGCAATTCTGAGGTTGGCATAATCTTTCATTCAATGGATGCACTGGAATCACCACCTACATATTTTAGGACCAACGTTTTCACAGGTCCATATCAGGAAATTGTTGATGCATATGGGTGAGACTAATATTCATTATGTTTATTAGTGGCAACACAATATGTTAATGTATTGAATCAAATTACTTTCTTTGAAGTAATAAATGATGGCAACGTGCTAGCTCATGTAAATATATCAATGAATGTCTTATTAATATACCAAGATTTGGATAAAGTCAGTTTAGTATGGAACCCTTATTTTgcaatttttctataaaaactgaaaagatTCCTAGTCCTAATGATCCCTTGTACTCGGCAGTGTTGCAAGATATCAAGAAGCAAACCCTGCAGTTTATACAGTTATTAcattcccttttctttttgcGGTGATGTTTGGCGACTGGGGTCATGGAATTTGCCTGTTGCTGGGAGCATTGGTTCTTATAGCACGTGAGAGCAAGCTCAGCACCCAGGTTATTTCATTCTAACTTTGGCATAAATAAAGTTGCAAGGGGAGGATTGTGCCAAAAAATGAGTGTGACATCTAATctttgtgaaaaaaattaaattgagttaTATCAAATTTGATCAATagtcttatcaattttattatagTAGGATCGTCATTGTCCAATGTTTTCTAGCTGGTAAACAACACAATAATTAAGTTACCTTCTTTTTATGATTATTGTGATTTTATGGCCTTAAGTATCTTGAAGTGCAGTATGGTAATAATTCTACTGTACCGCATACAAGTGCAAAAGGAGTTGCACAATTTCCTTTACTTTTGTTCTGCTCTTGGAATTGAAATTAAAGTGCATAACAGCTCTTCGATTTGATTTCTTCCAGCGCCTTGGAAGCTTTATGGAGATGCTATTTGGTGGGCGCTATGTGATACTTTTGATGTCactattttctatttattgtgGGTTAATATACAATGAATTCTTCTCTGTTCCTTATCACATATTTGGTGCCTCTGCTTACAAATGCCGAGATAATACATGCAGGTGTCTTTTATTTCTCACTTTCCATTGCCAGTTtcaattctttctctttttttggGTGCCATAATGTGGATCCACAATGCATTAGTTGCTGGTGTTTTAGGTTGcctttttttcctaaaaaaaaaaaacaaacttgaaACTTATAATCAACCATTCAATTCCTGGTAATGACTCCATGGTTAcgaagatttttatttttatttttaatttacaaatgTTGGTTCAAATCTTTCTGCTATTCATAAGTTATGCACTTACATCCCAGTTCTAAGATGTTATCTCCAAATCTACATCATGACTGATATTATGACTCTTACGTTGGAAAACCAAGTTCTTAAATTGATTCTCATTTTACTTAAAAATGTTTCCTTCAAATTTGCATCATTAggaataatttgttttatatcaCTTCCACAATTGCCCTCTTTAGTTATGCTCTTGGTCACTCCATCCTCCTTCAAAACTTAATATTGTCAGAGCTTGCAAAATATTGCTAAGTTGTTTTCTAAGAAGGCTTTTACGtgatgtgtattttttttatcactttccATCCCAGGGATGCACATACTACTGGCTTAGTAAAATATCGAGAACCATATCCATTTGGTGTGGATCCCAGCTGGCGGGGAAGTCGATCAGAATTGCCTTTTCTAAACTCTCTCAAGATGAAGATGTCCATTCTGTTTGGTGTGGTGCACATGAACTTGGGAATTATATTAAGTTATTTCAATGCTCATTTCTTTGGCAGCTCACTGGATATAAGGTGGACACTTTTCTTCTAACTTCTTCCCACagttaatgttttttctttcctttgaGTATAATGCTGTAATATACTCTTTTTGATGTTTTTAGGTACCAGTTTGTGCCACAGATGATTTTCCTTAATTGTTTATTTGGGTATCTTTCCCTTCTCATCATTGTTAAGTGGTGCACTGGCTCTCAGGCAGATCTTTATCATGTAATGATTTACATGTTTTTAAGCCCTTTCGACAATCTTGGTGATAATCAATTGTTCTGGGGCCAAAGACCACTTCAAGTATGATTCATTTCTTTGCTTCTTTATTGCTTAATAATTGTTCCTTTCCTATTTTACATCATTCTGAGTTACTGTTCATGATATGCAGGTTGTGTTGTTGCTTTTGTCTGTAATTGCAGTTCCGTGGATGCTCTTTCCAAAACCTTTTATGCTAAAGAAGCTTCATAATGAGGTGCCACTTTTGCCTCCCATGCGTGTgtgattttatttcttgaaaattGAGAACGTTGTTCACcacattttttgtttaattgttaatattttcaCATTACACACATATCCTTGTTGGTTTGATTTTCcccttttgataaaaaaaattcttaggTTATCAAGTTAATTCTCTTGGAGGTCCACGATAAGATCATTTTTCTAAAGACTAAATATGCAAGTTTCAAATCACTTACAACCTCTAATGGCTATACAGACAATTTTTAGCTACACAGTTGCCCCAATCCTATACTTCTGTTAGCAGCTATTTATTAAAGAAGTGCTAGGAGTTTATAAAGATTACTAATCTTTTACATTTATGATAATCTAGAGATTTCAAGGACGCACTTACGGTGTGCTTAATTCCTCTGAGGTTGATCTTGAGTTGGAACCAGGTTCTGCCAGGCAACGTGACGATGACTTCAATTTCACAGAAGTCTTCGTTCACCAAATGATTCACTCCATTGAGTTTGTTCTAGGTTCAGTTTCAAATACGGCCTCATATCTACGACTTTGGGCATTAAGGTTTGGTCAGCTATGATTGACTCATTGTCTTGGGTCCTTATTTTATCAAAGTATTCATCCTTGGTTGATATTTTTTACCAAAATGCAGCTTGGCTCACTCAGAACTTTCTACTGTTTTTTATGAGAAAGTCCTGCTACTTGCTTGGGGGTGAGTTTGAGTCATAATATTTCGTTAATATGGCATACTatttcctttattatttttgaatccCCCTCCCCAACCAATGGGCATCCTGTGACagacaaaattataatgtataatTAAAGTTGTCTGAATGGTTACAATGAAAAGCAAataaaggaaaaggttttcatAGTCCATAAAACCAAACTTGATCTTTTGAGCAGAGAAGACTCAAAGTACAACACCGGGAAGATGTGATATTTTTGGTGTGAACACAGAGGAAGGGTGGCTGCAATAAATTGcatcatttatattttgttattttgaagtACTGTTTTATGTTTGATCTATGGCAATAGCATGCATTAgttttgatgtatttttttgATATTGTGCAAGTAACATCTATAGATTTTGTTTGGAATCTCACATCGATTAGAAGTAAGACAAGTGTTgtagaaataaaatcaatttataatatataaatagatacaaGTCTCATATCAtattacaagtcggttttgttgggttaagttaaacttaaagtctAGTAAATTGAGATCACGGTATGGAATGAGCAGCATTATTGCAATGGTGACAGTTAG
The Vigna angularis cultivar LongXiaoDou No.4 chromosome 5, ASM1680809v1, whole genome shotgun sequence genome window above contains:
- the LOC108340723 gene encoding V-type proton ATPase subunit a1 isoform X2 — its product is MNQFVENLPPMDLMRSEMMTFVQLIIPAESSHRAITYLGELGLIQFRDLNAEKSPFQRTFVNQVKRCAEMSRKLRFFKDQINKAGLMSSPSVLQADIHLEDLEIQLAEHEHELIEMNSNSEKLRQSYNELLEFKIVLEKACSFLVSSHGAVISEERELEENVFSKGNYVETPFLYQQEMTPAPSDQSGLRFISGIICKSKVLRFERMLFRATRGNMLFNQAPADEQIIDPISYEMVEKIVFVVFFSGEQARTKILKICEAFGANCYPVPEDISKQRQITSEVSARLADLEATLEAGIRHRNKALASVGGPLTIWMDMVRREKSVYDTLNMLNFDVTKKCLVGEGWCPVFAKTQIQEALQRATFDSNSEVGIIFHSMDALESPPTYFRTNVFTGPYQEIVDAYGVARYQEANPAVYTVITFPFLFAVMFGDWGHGICLLLGALVLIARESKLSTQRLGSFMEMLFGGRYVILLMSLFSIYCGLIYNEFFSVPYHIFGASAYKCRDNTCRDAHTTGLVKYREPYPFGVDPSWRGSRSELPFLNSLKMKMSILFGVVHMNLGIILSYFNAHFFGSSLDIRYQFVPQMIFLNCLFGYLSLLIIVKWCTGSQADLYHVMIYMFLSPFDNLGDNQLFWGQRPLQVVLLLLSVIAVPWMLFPKPFMLKKLHNERFQGRTYGVLNSSEVDLELEPGSARQRDDDFNFTEVFVHQMIHSIEFVLGSVSNTASYLRLWALRYDNLIIRLLGLAVFSFATAFILLMMESLSAFLHALRLHWVEFQNKFYHGDGCKFKPFSFASLTEDES
- the LOC108340723 gene encoding V-type proton ATPase subunit a1 isoform X1, whose translation is MNQFVENLPPMDLMRSEMMTFVQLIIPAESSHRAITYLGELGLIQFRDLNAEKSPFQRTFVNQVKRCAEMSRKLRFFKDQINKAGLMSSPSVLQADIHLEDLEIQLAEHEHELIEMNSNSEKLRQSYNELLEFKIVLEKACSFLVSSHGAVISEERELEENVFSKGNYVETPFLYQQEMTPAPSDQSGLRFISGIICKSKVLRFERMLFRATRGNMLFNQAPADEQIIDPISYEMVEKIVFVVFFSGEQARTKILKICEAFGANCYPVPEDISKQRQITSEVSARLADLEATLEAGIRHRNKALASVGGPLTIWMDMVRREKSVYDTLNMLNFDVTKKCLVGEGWCPVFAKTQIQEALQRATFDSNSEVGIIFHSMDALESPPTYFRTNVFTGPYQEIVDAYGVARYQEANPAVYTVITFPFLFAVMFGDWGHGICLLLGALVLIARESKLSTQRLGSFMEMLFGGRYVILLMSLFSIYCGLIYNEFFSVPYHIFGASAYKCRDNTCRDAHTTGLVKYREPYPFGVDPSWRGSRSELPFLNSLKMKMSILFGVVHMNLGIILSYFNAHFFGSSLDIRYQFVPQMIFLNCLFGYLSLLIIVKWCTGSQADLYHVMIYMFLSPFDNLGDNQLFWGQRPLQVVLLLLSVIAVPWMLFPKPFMLKKLHNERFQGRTYGVLNSSEVDLELEPGSARQRDDDFNFTEVFVHQMIHSIEFVLGSVSNTASYLRLWALSLAHSELSTVFYEKVLLLAWGYDNLIIRLLGLAVFSFATAFILLMMESLSAFLHALRLHWVEFQNKFYHGDGCKFKPFSFASLTEDES